TTCTTAACTAGTTATCCTAGCGATATATGGAATCTATTTATAAAATTAGTTAATGACGGCTCCATATTCGAACACATTGGAATATCAGTAATGGAAACTATAGTTGGTTTTGCATGTGGTACTATCCTAGGTATACTAATAGCAATATTATTATGGTGGTCAGACTTTATAGCCAAAGTATTAGACCCTTATTTAGTTGTACTTAACAGTCTACCAAAAACTGCTCTAGCCCCTATAATCATACTTTGGGTTGGTGCTGGATATTCTGGTATCATTGTCACAGCTATTACAGTTTCAATAGTAATAACCATCATGAATGTATATAATGCCTTTAAAGATGTAGACCAAGATAAAATAAAGATGCTTAAAACCTTTGGAGCAGATAAATTCCAAATCTTACGAAAAGTAAGCTTACCATCTAGTATTCCAACTGTGGTAAGTACCTTAAAAGTTAACATTGGACTATCGTGGGTAGGTGTAATTGTTGGTGAATTCCTAGTATCAAAGGCAGGTATAGGATACCTAATAGTATATGGTGGGCAAGTTTTTAAGCTAGATTTAGTTATGATGAGTGTAATTATTTTAGCTGTAATTGCAGCAATCATGTATCAAGGTGTAGCTATCATAGAAATGAAATTTTTAAAGTGGA
This genomic interval from Caldisalinibacter kiritimatiensis contains the following:
- a CDS encoding ABC transporter permease, which codes for MFMYKNDINNNIYKQVSKEHEQYIKKMKKRKRMIFITQILILISATILWEVAARLEWIDTFLTSYPSDIWNLFIKLVNDGSIFEHIGISVMETIVGFACGTILGILIAILLWWSDFIAKVLDPYLVVLNSLPKTALAPIIILWVGAGYSGIIVTAITVSIVITIMNVYNAFKDVDQDKIKMLKTFGADKFQILRKVSLPSSIPTVVSTLKVNIGLSWVGVIVGEFLVSKAGIGYLIVYGGQVFKLDLVMMSVIILAVIAAIMYQGVAIIEMKFLKWKQ